The proteins below come from a single Gimesia alba genomic window:
- a CDS encoding beta-ketoacyl-[acyl-carrier-protein] synthase family protein, protein MAGSNQTRVVISGIGVVSPIGIGIDAFWRNICSGKSGIDRLQTFPNGNLPSKLAAEVKDFQPEIHLYNKKFVKVMSRDIQLGVSAASDAVRNAGIKEGVVDPERFGVSFGAGHIPTTPDELVEAVKRCAEHDTFEITRWGEGVMGQITPLWMLRQLPNMPACHISIEHNAQGPNNTITSQDSSALLALSEAMRWIKRGAVDCMVVGACTSNINPVDLSRKNLIDLLSRDEDPKRACRPFDRDRDGTILGEGAAAFVVENYDHAVRRGAEIYAEVIGLGAGCDGRASSDSKHQNDTGLIRAIESAMRQANLTPGQLGHINAHGKSTKIDDQVEARAYHRLFGDDATKIPITALKSYFGHFDAGSGAVELAASILSLRHNATPATLNYETPDPLCNLNVVHGEARPLSIPTTMSVSRTAFGQSAAAILRAI, encoded by the coding sequence ATGGCTGGGTCAAATCAAACACGTGTGGTGATTTCCGGAATTGGAGTTGTTTCTCCAATTGGTATCGGCATCGATGCATTTTGGCGGAACATTTGTTCAGGGAAATCGGGAATTGATCGTCTCCAGACGTTTCCGAACGGGAATTTGCCTTCCAAGCTCGCAGCAGAAGTCAAAGACTTCCAACCAGAGATTCACCTGTATAATAAAAAATTCGTGAAGGTCATGTCGCGAGACATCCAGTTGGGTGTTTCTGCCGCTTCCGATGCTGTCCGCAATGCCGGAATCAAAGAGGGAGTCGTTGATCCGGAACGATTTGGCGTATCCTTTGGTGCTGGTCATATTCCGACAACCCCCGACGAGTTGGTAGAAGCCGTCAAACGTTGTGCGGAACATGATACTTTTGAAATCACACGCTGGGGCGAAGGCGTCATGGGGCAGATCACGCCTTTGTGGATGCTGAGGCAGCTTCCCAATATGCCCGCCTGCCATATTTCTATCGAACACAATGCGCAGGGGCCTAACAATACCATTACCAGCCAGGATTCATCGGCTTTACTGGCATTGTCAGAAGCCATGCGATGGATCAAACGTGGTGCCGTCGATTGTATGGTTGTTGGTGCCTGCACTTCCAACATCAATCCGGTTGACCTTTCACGCAAGAACCTGATTGACCTGTTGTCACGAGATGAAGATCCGAAACGCGCCTGTCGACCATTCGACCGTGATCGTGATGGTACGATTCTCGGTGAAGGGGCCGCGGCATTTGTTGTTGAAAATTATGATCATGCGGTTCGCCGTGGTGCAGAAATTTATGCAGAAGTAATTGGTCTGGGGGCAGGCTGCGATGGCCGTGCTTCTTCAGACAGTAAACATCAAAATGATACCGGTCTGATTCGTGCAATCGAATCCGCAATGCGACAGGCAAACCTGACCCCTGGTCAGCTCGGTCATATTAACGCTCATGGCAAGAGCACGAAGATTGATGATCAGGTGGAAGCCCGTGCTTATCACCGTCTGTTTGGTGATGATGCTACGAAAATCCCGATTACGGCACTTAAAAGTTACTTCGGGCACTTTGATGCTGGTTCCGGTGCTGTTGAGTTGGCGGCAAGTATTCTTTCACTCCGCCACAATGCGACTCCAGCGACGCTGAATTACGAAACTCCTGATCCATTGTGTAATCTCAATGTGGTTCATGGTGAAGCTCGTCCGCTCTCGATTCCGACTACCATGTCAGTCAGTCGAACCGCGTTTGGTCAAAGTGCCGCTGCAATTCTGCGGGCGATCTAA